The following are encoded in a window of Sinomonas cyclohexanicum genomic DNA:
- a CDS encoding PadR family transcriptional regulator, producing the protein MRGHPHHHHHDFEAMHHHDGPRGPQGRGFGPGGFGPGGPGGFAPGGPGGFPGFGPGFGGHGFGPGGRGGHGFPPGFGPRGGRRASRGDVRAMILSLLSEQPLTGYGIIQAANEKTNGVWRPSPGSVYPTLQQLVDEELVEQTGEGKRTEYTLTDAGRTYVADHADELTQAWDAAPGRSEATQAFMESVGKFMGVLHQFRGAATDEQRAQAAVKIDEARKALYMILAE; encoded by the coding sequence ATGCGCGGACATCCACACCACCATCACCATGACTTCGAGGCGATGCACCACCACGACGGCCCCCGCGGCCCGCAGGGCCGGGGCTTCGGGCCCGGCGGCTTCGGACCGGGCGGCCCGGGCGGCTTCGCCCCCGGCGGGCCGGGCGGCTTCCCGGGCTTCGGTCCCGGGTTCGGCGGGCACGGCTTCGGCCCGGGCGGGCGCGGGGGCCACGGCTTCCCGCCCGGCTTCGGACCCCGCGGAGGACGGCGCGCGAGCCGCGGCGACGTGCGCGCCATGATCCTCTCGCTCCTGTCCGAGCAGCCGCTCACCGGCTATGGCATCATCCAGGCCGCGAACGAGAAGACCAACGGCGTTTGGCGCCCTAGCCCTGGCTCGGTGTACCCGACGCTCCAGCAGCTCGTCGACGAGGAGCTCGTCGAGCAGACGGGCGAGGGCAAGCGCACCGAGTACACGCTCACGGACGCCGGCCGCACCTACGTCGCCGACCACGCCGACGAGCTCACCCAGGCGTGGGACGCGGCGCCCGGAAGAAGCGAGGCCACCCAGGCGTTCATGGAGAGCGTCGGCAAGTTCATGGGGGTGCTGCACCAGTTCCGCGGCGCCGCCACGGACGAGCAGCGCGCCCAGGCGGCCGTCAAGATCGACGAGGCACGCAAGGCCCTGTACATGATCCTCGCGGAGTAG
- a CDS encoding carboxymuconolactone decarboxylase family protein — MTNPEADLEEPASFYLDKANPAIWKSLVAFRAKVHEATDAAGVPRDAVELLSLRISQINRCTYCLDLHGRQAAEAGVPARKLNVLPAWREAGMFTVLERVALDIAEAITLLPDDDERAAILDRAHAELGDERFSALCWAAISMNAFNRLSIVSRHKVRL, encoded by the coding sequence ATGACGAACCCCGAAGCCGACCTCGAAGAGCCCGCCTCCTTCTACCTCGACAAGGCCAACCCCGCGATCTGGAAGTCGCTCGTGGCGTTCCGGGCCAAGGTCCACGAGGCGACCGACGCGGCGGGAGTCCCGCGCGACGCCGTCGAACTCCTGAGCCTGCGCATCTCCCAGATCAACCGCTGCACCTACTGCCTCGACCTCCACGGCCGCCAGGCCGCCGAGGCCGGCGTCCCCGCGCGCAAGCTCAACGTGCTGCCCGCCTGGCGCGAGGCCGGCATGTTCACAGTGCTCGAGCGGGTTGCCCTCGACATCGCCGAGGCCATCACCCTGCTCCCGGACGACGACGAGCGCGCAGCCATCCTCGACCGCGCCCATGCCGAACTCGGCGACGAGAGGTTCTCCGCCCTCTGCTGGGCCGCGATCTCGATGAACGCGTTCAACCGCCTCTCGATCGTGAGCCGGCACAAGGTGAGGCTGTAG
- a CDS encoding integrase core domain-containing protein has translation MSHSEPVDPRVRLAISRWPDTAPRGAVSTFCAEHGISRKTFYALRQRAREEGPAAVLEPRSRRPKSSPTQIIAQVKQQAVDVRAALERSGLDHGPISVHDKMTAMGMQAPSVASLARIFREAGVARLEPKKKPRASYRRFVYPAPNACWQLDATEYVLARGRKCVIFQLLDDHARYAVASHVAWSETAEAAIAVVDKGIAAHGVPQRLLSDNGVALNPSRRGVLGRLVAHVTALGVEPITGKPYKPTTQGKNERFHSTLFRWLDKQPLAETLEELQAQVDAFDLIYNTQRPHQGLPGRTTPLQAWQATPKAEPPRPAPVPEPLEPPVPAQGAAPRPAPPDDRLRTARVRRNGTIRARGTAFQISAARAGQSVHILYSPTAISIFDTEGVLIIEHSWPEPGTTYVGNGRSHTKKRNVTNVLTHQPSPMS, from the coding sequence GTGAGTCACTCCGAGCCCGTTGATCCCCGTGTCCGCCTTGCCATCTCCCGGTGGCCCGACACCGCCCCGCGCGGGGCGGTGTCGACGTTCTGTGCCGAGCACGGTATCTCCCGCAAGACGTTCTATGCGCTCCGGCAGCGCGCCAGGGAGGAAGGGCCAGCGGCGGTGCTGGAACCACGCTCACGCCGCCCGAAGTCCAGCCCGACCCAGATCATCGCCCAGGTCAAGCAGCAGGCGGTGGATGTGCGCGCTGCGCTGGAGCGCTCCGGGCTGGACCACGGACCGATCAGCGTGCACGACAAGATGACGGCGATGGGCATGCAGGCGCCATCGGTCGCGTCGCTGGCGCGCATCTTCCGCGAGGCCGGGGTCGCCAGGCTGGAGCCGAAGAAGAAGCCCCGGGCCTCGTACCGCCGGTTCGTCTATCCCGCGCCGAACGCGTGCTGGCAGCTGGACGCGACCGAGTACGTCCTGGCCCGGGGCCGCAAGTGCGTCATCTTCCAGCTCCTCGATGACCACGCCCGCTACGCCGTTGCCTCCCACGTCGCGTGGTCGGAGACGGCCGAGGCGGCGATCGCGGTCGTGGACAAGGGAATCGCCGCCCATGGGGTGCCCCAGCGGCTCCTGAGCGACAACGGCGTAGCCCTGAACCCCAGCCGGCGCGGGGTGCTCGGCCGGCTCGTCGCCCACGTCACGGCCCTGGGCGTGGAGCCGATCACCGGCAAGCCCTACAAGCCCACCACCCAGGGCAAGAACGAACGGTTCCACAGCACGCTCTTCCGCTGGCTGGACAAGCAGCCGCTCGCCGAGACCCTCGAGGAACTCCAGGCCCAGGTCGACGCATTCGACCTCATCTACAACACCCAGCGCCCCCACCAGGGCCTGCCCGGGCGGACCACCCCGCTGCAGGCTTGGCAGGCGACGCCCAAAGCCGAGCCGCCACGGCCCGCCCCCGTGCCCGAGCCGCTCGAGCCGCCCGTCCCAGCACAGGGCGCCGCACCACGGCCAGCACCCCCAGACGACCGGCTCCGGACTGCACGCGTGCGCAGGAACGGGACCATCCGGGCCCGCGGAACGGCCTTCCAGATCAGCGCCGCCCGCGCCGGCCAGAGTGTCCACATCCTCTACTCGCCAACGGCCATCAGCATCTTCGATACCGAAGGCGTCCTCATCATCGAACACAGCTGGCCCGAACCAGGAACAACGTATGTCGGCAACGGCCGAAGCCACACCAAGAAGAGAAACGTCACCAATGTCCTGACACACCAACCGTCACCGATGTCCTGA
- a CDS encoding 4-hydroxybenzoate 3-monooxygenase produces the protein MGDRTVITTQVAIMGAGPAGLMLSHLLHQAGIENTVVEIRSRAEISATIRAGILEAGSVDLLVQSGVDNVLRNGHEHEGTEFRVNGEGHRIDFKGLVGQSVWLYPQNDVFDDLAARRETDGGDVRYSCSNTEAFDLLDKPRVHFTDSEGNDFELRAEILVGADGSRSYCRHQIPEAARKTYFNEYPFAWFGILTEAPRSAPELIYANSPHGFALISQRTDTVQRMYFQCDPTTNPADWTDEQIWEQLRLRVNGNGFELKEGPVTDKVVLPFRSFVQTPMRHGNLFLAGDAAHTVPPTGAKGLNLAFSDVRVLFESLDSYFKSGSTALMDTYSERALDRVWKAQYFSYWMTTLLHTVPTETNHEFFRARQLGELRSLLESERGRAYIAECYTGWQSK, from the coding sequence ATGGGCGATCGCACCGTCATCACCACGCAGGTGGCCATCATGGGCGCAGGGCCCGCCGGCCTCATGCTCTCGCACCTCCTGCACCAGGCCGGGATCGAGAACACGGTGGTGGAGATCCGCTCCCGCGCGGAGATCTCGGCGACCATCCGCGCCGGCATCCTCGAGGCCGGGTCCGTGGACCTGCTCGTCCAGTCGGGTGTGGACAACGTGCTGCGCAACGGCCACGAGCACGAGGGCACCGAGTTCCGCGTGAACGGCGAGGGCCACCGCATCGACTTCAAGGGCCTCGTAGGCCAGTCCGTGTGGCTGTACCCGCAGAACGACGTGTTCGACGACCTCGCCGCCCGCCGCGAGACCGACGGCGGCGACGTGCGCTACTCGTGCTCGAACACCGAGGCCTTCGACCTGCTCGACAAGCCGAGGGTTCACTTCACCGACTCCGAGGGCAACGACTTCGAGCTGCGCGCCGAGATCCTCGTCGGCGCGGACGGCTCGCGCTCGTACTGCCGCCACCAGATCCCCGAGGCCGCGCGCAAGACGTACTTCAACGAGTACCCGTTCGCCTGGTTCGGCATCCTCACCGAGGCCCCGCGCAGCGCCCCCGAGCTCATCTACGCCAACTCGCCGCACGGGTTCGCGCTCATCTCCCAGCGCACCGACACGGTCCAGCGCATGTACTTCCAGTGCGACCCGACCACCAACCCCGCCGACTGGACCGACGAGCAGATCTGGGAGCAGCTGCGCCTGCGCGTGAACGGCAACGGGTTCGAGCTCAAGGAGGGCCCGGTCACGGACAAGGTCGTGCTGCCGTTCCGCTCGTTCGTGCAGACGCCGATGCGCCACGGCAACCTGTTCCTCGCCGGCGACGCCGCGCACACCGTCCCGCCGACCGGCGCCAAGGGCCTCAACCTCGCGTTCTCCGATGTGCGCGTGCTGTTCGAGTCCCTCGACTCGTACTTCAAGTCCGGCTCGACGGCGCTCATGGACACCTACTCCGAGCGCGCCCTGGACCGTGTTTGGAAGGCGCAGTACTTCTCGTACTGGATGACCACGCTCCTGCACACCGTCCCGACTGAGACGAACCACGAGTTCTTCCGGGCCCGCCAGCTTGGCGAGCTCCGCTCGCTGCTCGAGTCCGAGCGCGGCCGCGCGTACATCGCCGAGTGCTACACGGGGTGGCAGTCCAAGTAG
- a CDS encoding IclR family transcriptional regulator yields the protein MANSASGDSVVDRVVRVLEAFPEGVSSLPLGELAARAGLPLTSAHRLVKQLAEHRLLEQAPGGKVQLGLRLWELVNRNSPTLVLRQAALPFMDDIHQVLNQNVNLAVLQGDDVLFVERLSRRGSVANRAKVAGRMPVHISSAGVALMSAQPPHVQAAYLARFRDHTGKATTEHVRQLLAAASTHGFAELAGVVDPDTWGIAVPIFDRQRRAVAAIGVVVPLAEVRIQQLVPALKTAARGIGRQLGGPA from the coding sequence ATGGCCAACTCTGCGTCCGGCGACTCCGTGGTGGACCGCGTGGTGCGCGTCCTCGAGGCCTTCCCGGAGGGCGTCAGCTCGCTGCCGCTCGGCGAGCTCGCCGCCAGGGCGGGCCTGCCGCTCACGAGTGCCCACCGGCTCGTCAAACAGCTCGCCGAGCACCGCCTCCTCGAGCAGGCGCCCGGCGGGAAGGTCCAGCTCGGCCTGCGGCTGTGGGAGCTCGTGAACCGCAACTCGCCCACGCTCGTGCTGCGCCAGGCGGCCCTGCCATTCATGGACGACATCCATCAGGTCCTCAACCAGAACGTCAATCTCGCCGTCCTCCAGGGCGACGACGTCCTGTTCGTCGAGCGGCTCTCGCGCCGCGGGTCCGTGGCCAACCGGGCCAAGGTGGCCGGGCGCATGCCGGTCCACATCTCCTCGGCGGGCGTGGCGCTCATGTCCGCGCAGCCCCCGCACGTTCAGGCCGCGTACCTCGCCCGGTTCCGCGACCACACCGGCAAGGCCACCACCGAGCACGTCCGGCAGCTCCTCGCCGCCGCGTCGACCCACGGGTTCGCGGAGCTCGCGGGCGTCGTGGACCCGGACACGTGGGGCATCGCGGTTCCCATCTTCGATCGGCAACGGCGCGCGGTGGCGGCGATCGGCGTCGTCGTGCCTCTCGCCGAGGTGCGGATCCAGCAGCTGGTGCCCGCGCTCAAGACGGCGGCGCGGGGGATCGGCCGGCAGCTCGGCGGCCCCGCGTAG